A region from the Heterodontus francisci isolate sHetFra1 unplaced genomic scaffold, sHetFra1.hap1 HAP1_SCAFFOLD_99, whole genome shotgun sequence genome encodes:
- the LOC137364052 gene encoding probable G-protein coupled receptor 139, translated as MSISFLISRSESFLHFGTQPIVNFLAIVILSRGKCGLSTCTTHYLVAMAAADLLVIITADVLFHTNYYYFPMSFLRITPVCTVILVLTRAATDCSVWFTVTFTFDRFVAISCQNLKTRFCTKKTATVILATTCILLCLKNVPFYFVYEPGEIIDNVPWFCFRKPSYFTEPGWVGFDWFDTVLIPLFPFVFILLLNALTVRHILVASRVRKGLRGQSKGENHSDPEMESRRKSVILLFTISGSFILLWLTYVIECLYYSVSGIAPGDYNDSEYIFQQVGIMLANLSCCTNTFIYGVTQSKFREQFKATVKYPLTIIIQLMNKHSN; from the exons ATGTCGATCTCTTTCTTGATTAGTCGGTCGGAGAGCTTTCTCCATTTTGGCACGCAACCCATAG TTAATTttctggcaattgtgatcctgtcccggggaaagtgtggccTCTCGACGTGCACCACTCACTACCTGGtcgccatggcagcggcagatctactggttatTATCACTGCGGACGTACTGTTCCACACCAATTATTATTATTTCCCTATGTCTTTCCTGCGCATCACACCTGTGTGTACTGTGATCCTTGTCCTGactcgtgcagccacagactgttctgtctggttcactgtcactttcacctttgatcgatttgtggccatttcctGCCAGAACCTGAAAACAAGATTTTGCACAAAGAAAACTGCGACTGTGATTcttgcaacaacctgcattctgctgtgTTTAAAAAATGTTCCattctactttgtatatgaacctggagagataatcgacaatgtaccctgGTTCTGCTTCCGAAAGCCAAGTTATTTtactgagcctggatgggtgggatttgattggtttgatacggttttaatCCCATTATTCCCATTCGTGTTTATCTTGTTGCTAAACGCCCTGACAGTCAGACATATTTTAgttgccagtcgagtccgtaaggggctcaggggacagagcaagggagagaatcacagtgacccagagatggagagcagaaggaaatctgtgattttactcttcaccatatcaggcagcttcattCTTCTGTGGTTGACATATGTTATAGAATGTTTATATTACAGCGTTTCAGGAATAGCTCCTGGGgattacaacgattctgaatatatcTTTCAACAAGTTGGAATTATGCTCGCGAATTTAAgctgctgcacaaatacatttatttatggggtgactcagtccaagttcagagaacagttcAAAGCTACAGTGAAATATCCACTAACaataattattcaattaatgaataaacacagCAACTGA